The genomic DNA AAGTCGGATAAATCGGTTGATGGTGAGATATCGTCTTCAGGTAAAAATTTTGGTCTGGGTTTTGGGAGACACCGTACAATACATAACCATAATCCATTCCATTAAATGCCCATTGATTTCAGATGATATCGAAGGGAAACAATAATGAAACTATAATAATAACATTTCAAATATAGAGTTTCTATTGGTTTCAAGTAAGAGCCAAAATAATATTCGTATGCAATTTAAGTGTGAAGCAAGCAAACTTATTGACAAATATCTTATTTGCAATATCATCCTCGAACGTTGTATTTACATAAGAGTTCGTTGAATGAAAGTGTTCTATGTTCATGTTTCATTTGGGAGTTGAAAAACGCGAGGGAGTTAAATGCACAATGCAAATCTTCTTTTTAAAAAGTGCAATTCCTTTTCGTaaagtacaaaaatatatatccatattttgtatatatatgtAGAAATGTTGTTCATTGAAACTGCGCATGTTGCTTTTTCAAAGAGCCCGAAAACCAGTGACTAAAAATGTATGCTTATAGTTGACAAGCAGCAAATGATTTCGGAATACAAATTATTTTACAGTACTCGATACAAAATCAGAAACACCTCAATTCACCAAAGAGAAAGCTATATCAAAGGTGTTTTATGTGGGTAACATTAGATTTACCGGGCAGAACTCCATTCTAGCACGGGCAAGCACATTTAAACATTTGTCACATAGTTTGGTTTCAtacacaatatactgtatctcaaAAAAACTCTTTTCAAAAAGACTAATTAAAGTGTAAGGAATAAGAATGGTTCAAAAGTAGCACTTTCATAAAAGATTTAAGATGAGAACAAAAGGTGCGTGGAACTGATTCCAGGCCACACAATCCCCAAATACTTCAGGCTTCAAATACAAGAACACGAATACACACGGTAGAGGAGCTGGCGCATACATGTATACGTTCGTACGTGAATGTGTAAATATGTACGTATGTGAGCGTTGCCTGAAGGATAGCAGTGCTGCTGACGCAACACGTCCTGTACATCCTCGGaaaaaaaagaagagagaaaaCATTTGAATTATTAAGCAAACTGACtgattgaagaaaaaaaaaaaaagtcaatagtGGTATACTGGTGTCCGTTGTTTCCAGTGGCTTTGTAATACCTTAAAGTGTACCGACATTCCGTGGCACTAGCAGGAGTTACACCTGCTACTGTCATTTCATGAAAACAATCACTTCTCTTTCCCCTAAATATTCAAGTAACGCTATGTAGCTATATTCGTACATTTTAAATAGCTTATACCAAAATAAAATCCTTGAACAGCTTCAGGGATCTGACTGAGGGCTCTAAAGTCACTTGTGAGGTGTCTTCCATAGACTTTCTTTCTTATCTTCTGTAGGCTGTACAACAATGCGAATTCATGCTTCTGTCCAGTTCCATTTTATAAAGGTCATATATTATTACAATTAACGTCCATTTCTATCATATCAGTAACCGGAAGATGCATTTTTTTCATTCTATGAAAACCTCTCGTCTTTTGTCTCCCACAAACATCTTTCAATTTGGTGAATTTCGTTTCCTTAAACAAGAGGGCGCAGTGCATTCTGTATCCGCCCTCTTGCGTTAGGTCTCTAGTTCCGGCCACACACTGTCTCGCGCGCGCATCTTTAGGATCCAGCGGGatgttgtgtctgtctctgtgtctctgcgtTAGTTTGTTGGGGGTTTCCTGGCGTTGTCCTGTCGGTCTCCCAGCTGAGCCTGCAGGTCCTTGACCACCCTCTCCAGGCTCTGCCGCGCCTCCCTCTCCTGCTGTAGCTCCTCTCTCAGCTGCTCTCGGTCCGCCTCCGCCTGCTGCAGCTGAACCTGCAGCTCCTCAATCTGGAAAGGAAGGTACACGTCGGTCAGGAAGCACATGCTGTGACTCAACTATTCTTgatgaggtatgtgtgtgtgattcctTCTGTATGATAACCTATGTGTGCAGGCTATATCAGAAGGATCTTGGTCCTACCTGTGTGGAGTACTTGGCTCGCAGGCGTTCAGCCTCACAGCCTTTGTCGCAGActcgtgtctgtctctctctctccagctctcttttCAGATGGCCACGGGACTCGTCCGCCTCCCTCATCTTCCTGTCCCACTCCATGCTCAGGCGTTCTATCTCTTTCCTCAGGTTGCGCTTGGCCTCGATGGCCTCTCGAAGACGCCCTTTCTTGGACACCCTCACAAAATCCAACTCCTGTGGGTGGAAAACATAAATGTTAATATTCTGCTGTGTCCTGAAGATTGTGTCACAAAATACACATTGTACACGTGGAGAAACGGTTAAAAATGTTGTGCCAAAAGGCGGCCATTTTAGATCTTGAGTGGGAGGTTTACCTGCTGAAGGCTGCGTTTGGCCTGCAGCGCTGCCCCCAGCTTCTCCTCCTGCTTCACTCTCATCTTAACAATCTCCTGCAGGAACTTCTCCCTGGCCTCCTTGGAGTCAAGACCTCCATACAGGGTCTGTCTCAGTGTGTCCAGCTCTGGGCATGAAGGTGCCCCTGGTAATACCAGCCGGACTGGGCCCTCCAGGGGCCTCATTGTGGTCTGGGGGGTCAGGGTCCAGGACATACTGGAGCAGGCAGATGGGGGGGATGCCAAGGAGGGGACCGATGGTGGGTCTGAAAGAcagaaaaataaaacaatatgttTATAGGGTGAAGCCTAAAAAAGTATTGGAACAGCAGTGACATCTGCTGCTGAGTAATATCGTCTGACTTGAGACTGCCCTGTGTCCTCTGTGCTGCACAGACCAGCCACTAGATGGCACCCTCTCACAGGGATCAGGCAAACTAACCATAGCCCACTTCCAGTATGGTAAAGACTCTCATTTCCACAGAAAGTCTTGCTGCCGTATTAGCTCGGGTTAGGTTGCCTGTCCTTGAGTATTGGAGTGTGTCCTAGTGCCCTATTTCTCTTACAGAATGTCTGAACAACAGTGTGTCATACTCACAGTCATCACAGTCATCCACCTCAATCTCCCCGTCAGTCTCCATTTCCTCCAAGCCGTTGCCTGTGTATGTGTTGATGTGAACAAGTCTGGGCCCAGGCTGTGAGTCTCCACACTGTGATGCTGGTCCGGAGCTGATGTGCTGGTCTCCCCTGCCTGGAGCCTGGCTGTGGCCCACTGgggcctgctcctctctctggttgGCCAACGGAGCTGGGGCCAAATTGGGCACCACAGACGTGTCCACATTTTTGTGGTTTGATCTGTTATGATAAGAAAATACGAGTTAGTTCAACAATATCATAGCAACGGGTTAAAAACGGGGTTATCGGCCATTGCTATGCGATAATTCCTTAGGAATGCTACCTCAATGTGTTATAAGGCTGACAGTCCGCCACCGTGGTGTGGTGAAAAGGATGAGAGAAACCATGACAGCATGACTGTCTCTGACTCACCTCTCGGCAGATGTACTTCTGGGGGACCAGGGGCGGAAGGCTGACGGCCTCTGTTTCAGCTGGACCGGTTTCAGATCCTGGAAACAGATAGGATTCTGACATTATAACACAGTTCTGAAACAGGGAATTCAAAAAAAAATCATCCTTGGAAAGGTACAGTGCGATCATAATGTAGACCGGTTGGTAAAGAGACTATCGACAACGTAATTAACTGACTGAATTACAGGGCTCATATGGATGAGGTAAGGTAACAAGGACTCTCTGTGTAGGATGGCCCTGACCCTTAACCTTACAGCAAATCACATGTATCCCAAATCAAGAGAGAACATGAGCTACAAACCTTGTTCCCTGACTTTGATAGAGATTGTAGCCAATCGGGTTGCTTCTCTTTGTCAGCAGATGGAGAGTGTATTTTCTCCAGTTTGAACTTCTTGGCTGGAACTGGGCTGTACGGctaaggagagaagagaaagagatacGGAAGAGACTATTATGATCACCGTCTTCATCTACCGGAGTAGTCCGTAACACGCTTGTACTGCACAAGTCGTAGATCGATAGTTCAAATGTCGCGACACAACGTCCCCTTCAGAGGTGTTCGATACTGTAGTTGGCATCATTCAACTCGAGGTGTATTTCAGAGAAACATCCATGTGTCCAAATAGTCTCATCCATACAGAATCAGCTAGCGGCCCTAAtcctgtgtgtgagggggggaaCGGTAGACGTTTCTATCAGGGTGAGGTCTGGCTGTGAGCTGGGGGCTCTGGGGTTGAGTACGGGAGGCGCCAGCAGGTGCAAGGGAGCTACTCTCTGTTCTGTGTGGAAGAGAATAGTGTTTTTCTGTAACCTGATGGACAACTGGAGTGAAGCCGGTGCCACTGTACCTGCGGCTCTGATCGTAGAGTCACGCAATGTTTCACCCAACTCACTTCGCCGAGCAAGATCAcgttagcagatgctcttatccagagcgagtgCATACGTTTTCAGATGAAGACACGACGAGCTAACGTCTCactctccttttcccctctttCACCCTGAGCTTCACGGCTGCAGCGGGTTTGGCCGTGTAACAGTGATCCAGGAAGTGACGGTGTGTGCGGCTCTTTTGGCTTCAGTGGTGAGACAGAGTAATCTAGCCACTGGCCTCAGGTCTGCACTTGTCAGGATGCGGATAAGTTTACCTAGGAAGTGGGAGAGGCCTGCCCGGACCTGTGTGTTATCTTACTTATCTCACTACTATGACATTCTCCCTCAAAGAGTCCTCTTTTCAATGGATGTTTCAATTGAAATCATGACTGAATATACTGTGGATGtatcatttacatttgagtcatttcgCAGATGCTCTTATTCAGAGCGGCTTAGGGTTAcgtgctcaagggcacgtcggcAGATTACTCACTTattcggctcggggattcgaaccggcgaccttttggttactggcccaacactgtta from Oncorhynchus clarkii lewisi isolate Uvic-CL-2024 chromosome 7, UVic_Ocla_1.0, whole genome shotgun sequence includes the following:
- the LOC139413311 gene encoding v-ski avian sarcoma viral oncogene homolog b isoform X1 produces the protein MEAPSSFQPHPGLQQTLKQFHLSSMSSLGGPAAFSARWHQEILFNKDGKTAELMLAMPVQTPPVMSGPLFIPSDHTTERSETVLEREPISCFVVGGEKRLCLPQILNSVLRDFSLQQINSVCDDLHIYCSRCTADQLEILKVVGILPFSAPSCGLITQTDAERLCNALVYSGSYLPHCNKELSGSMELERTEKSFKIYHECFGRCKGLFVPELYTSPNAACIQCMDCRLMYPTHKFVVHSHKRLENRTVHWGFDSANWRAYVLLDPDYTGKEEKALLEQHLKVIKGKFDFVNKLSNKSCRPYSPVPAKKFKLEKIHSPSADKEKQPDWLQSLSKSGNKDLKPVQLKQRPSAFRPWSPRSTSAERSNHKNVDTSVVPNLAPAPLANQREEQAPVGHSQAPGRGDQHISSGPASQCGDSQPGPRLVHINTYTGNGLEEMETDGEIEVDDCDDYPPSVPSLASPPSACSSMSWTLTPQTTMRPLEGPVRLVLPGAPSCPELDTLRQTLYGGLDSKEAREKFLQEIVKMRVKQEEKLGAALQAKRSLQQELDFVRVSKKGRLREAIEAKRNLRKEIERLSMEWDRKMREADESRGHLKRELERERQTRVCDKGCEAERLRAKYSTQIEELQVQLQQAEADREQLREELQQEREARQSLERVVKDLQAQLGDRQDNARKPPTN
- the LOC139413311 gene encoding v-ski avian sarcoma viral oncogene homolog b isoform X2, with translation MEAPSSFQPHPGLQQTLKQFHLSSMSSLGGPAAFSARWHQEILFNKDGKTAELMLAMPVQTPPVMSGPLFIPSDHTTERSETVLEREPISCFVVGGEKRLCLPQILNSVLRDFSLQQINSVCDDLHIYCSRCTADQLEILKVVGILPFSAPSCGLITQTDAERLCNALVYSGSYLPHCNKELSGSMELERTEKSFKIYHECFGRCKGLFVPELYTSPNAACIQCMDCRLMYPTHKFVVHSHKRLENRTVHWGFDSANWRAYVLLDPDYTGKEEKALLEQHLKVIKGKFDFVNKLSNKSCRPYSPVPAKKFKLEKIHSPSADKEKQPDWLQSLSKSGNKDLKPVQLKQRPSAFRPWSPRSTSAERSNHKNVDTSVVPNLAPAPLANQREEQAPVGHSQAPGRGDQHISSGPASQCGDSQPGPRLVHINTYTGNGLEEMETDGEIEVDDYPPSVPSLASPPSACSSMSWTLTPQTTMRPLEGPVRLVLPGAPSCPELDTLRQTLYGGLDSKEAREKFLQEIVKMRVKQEEKLGAALQAKRSLQQELDFVRVSKKGRLREAIEAKRNLRKEIERLSMEWDRKMREADESRGHLKRELERERQTRVCDKGCEAERLRAKYSTQIEELQVQLQQAEADREQLREELQQEREARQSLERVVKDLQAQLGDRQDNARKPPTN